From the genome of Arcobacter sp. F2176, one region includes:
- a CDS encoding helix-turn-helix domain-containing protein, giving the protein MNNIYDDADEFYKLVSKNVKKYRQEKGESQLEFSQNVGFNSVSFYCDCENNKNCKHFNLIHVVRIADYLEVDINIIIN; this is encoded by the coding sequence TTGAATAATATCTATGATGATGCAGATGAGTTTTATAAATTAGTATCTAAAAATGTAAAAAAATATCGCCAAGAAAAAGGCGAATCTCAATTAGAATTCTCTCAAAATGTAGGATTTAATTCTGTTAGTTTTTATTGTGATTGTGAGAATAATAAAAATTGTAAACATTTTAATTTAATTCATGTAGTTAGGATTGCTGATTATTTAGAAGTTGATATTAATATTATTATAAATTAA